A single genomic interval of Salvelinus namaycush isolate Seneca chromosome 41, SaNama_1.0, whole genome shotgun sequence harbors:
- the LOC120033886 gene encoding coiled-coil-helix-coiled-coil-helix domain-containing protein 5 — MQVAMDITTKYCHKEMESYGQCVAAHPSTWQQHCQDLKMKVAQCTSSHPVIQKIRTDCSKEFAEFERCLLENQNSPTSCSAHVARFLGCAETVDLAGVAVNPVPQPS; from the exons AT GCAGGTTGCCATGGATATCACCACCAAGTATTGCCATAAGGAGATGGAGAGCTATGGGCAGTGTGTGGCCGCTCACCCATCAACATGGCAACAGCACTGTCAAGACCTAAAGATGAAGGTGGCACAGTGTACCTCTTCACA CCCTGTGATCCAGAAGATCCGGACAGACTGTTCAAAAGAGTTCGCAGAGTTTGAACGCTGCTTACTAGAGAACCAGAACTCACCTACCTCCTGTTCAGCACACGTAGCACGCTTCCTCGGCTGTGCAGAGACAGTGGACCTTGCCGGAGTGG CAGTGAACCCGGTTCCTCAGCCCTCTTAG